One part of the Vicia villosa cultivar HV-30 ecotype Madison, WI linkage group LG6, Vvil1.0, whole genome shotgun sequence genome encodes these proteins:
- the LOC131612307 gene encoding hydroxycinnamoyl-CoA:piscidic acid hydroxycinnamoyltransferase-like, translating into MVVCIQSQSIVIPSKPTPSTKLFSLCEQIKLRTHAPLLYVYNPHKNISTFLETLRKSLSQVLVIYYPIAGRLSWIKDGRWELNCNAKGAILLEAKCEANLKDLGDFVPNNLVSQLIPNINYDVPIEDIPLLVVQLTRFRCGGFTLGVAFCRGAADGTAAMRFMSAWAKLARGENLDSNDFPCHDRTLLILHLHSEFEAPPKWIGQDLGDDTETSVVIMKLTREQVLKLKKNVSSRGSLQSTSKDVHKTKPFTSFEVIAGHIWRCVSKARYTRGNSDQPTRLSTLINCRNRLKPPLPSSYVGNTAFPTVTPTRSFNDLIRKPLRNAVEDVRAALERVTGEHVMSALDYIDREKDMELLRYNFHYPAKSVCEEGQNKGNPNLFVVSWMNFSYKETDFGLGEPFYFGPGYMDSEGKAFVMNNNGDGDGIVVAISLEASFMDVFKKIFYEDIEEVFCSSKL; encoded by the coding sequence ATGGTGGTGTGTATCCAATCTCAATCCATTGTCATCCCTTCCAAACCCACCCCTAGTACAAAACTCTTTTCATTATGTGAACAAATCAAGCTTCGCACTCATGCTCCTCTCCTCTACGTTTACAATCCTCATAAAAACATATCAACCTTCCTTGAAACACTTAGAAAATCTCTTAGCCAAGTTTTGGTTATTTACTATCCAATAGCTGGGAGGTTAAGTTGGATCAAAGATGGAAGATGGGAACTTAATTGCAACGCCAAAGGAGCAATTCTATTAGAAGCTAAATGTGAAGCTAACTTGAAAGATTTGGGTGATTTTGTGCCGAATAATTTGGTGTCACAACTTATACCAAACATTAATTATGATGTTCCAATTGAGGATATTCCGTTATTGGTGGTGCAACTTACGAGATTCCGTTGTGGCGGTTTTACGTTAGGCGTTGCTTTCTGTCGAGGTGCAGCCGATGGAACGGCTGCCATGCGTTTCATGAGCGCATGGGCTAAGTTGGCGCGTGGGGAGAATTTGGACTCTAATGACTTTCCATGTCACGATCGAACTTTGttaatattgcatttgcattctgAGTTTGAAGCGCCTCCTAAATGGATAGGTCAAGATTTGGGAGACGACACAGAAACAAGTGTTGTTATTATGAAACTCACGCGAGAACAAGTTTTAAAACTAAAGAAAAACGTTAGTTCTCGCGGGAGTTTACAATCCACCTCTAAAGATGTTCATAAGACAAAACCTTTTACATCTTTCGAGGTTATTGCAGGACATATTTGGAGGTGTGTTAGTAAAGCACGCTACACGCGTGGAAATAGTGACCAACCCACAAGGTTGTCCACTTTGATTAATTGTAGAAATCGTTTAAAACCACCTCTTCCTAGTAGTTATGTCGGAAATACAGCATTTCCAACCGTGACACCAACTCGCTCGTTTAATGATCTTATTCGCAAGCCTTTACGTAATGCAGTTGAGGATGTTCGAGCCGCGCTTGAGAGGGTGACAGGGGAGCATGTAATGTCAGCACTTGATTACATAGATAGGGAGAAGGACATGGAATTATTAAGATATAACTTTCACTACCCTGCAAAGAGTGTGTGTGAGGAGGGACAAAACAAAGGGAACCCAAATCTATTTGTTGTAAGTTGGATGAATTTTTCATATAAAGAAACAGATTTTGGATTGGGAGAGCCTTTTTATTTTGGGCCAGGGTACATGGATTCTGAAGGGAAAGCATTTGTTATGAATAATAATGGTGATGGTGATGGTATTGTGGTGGCAATTTCTTTGGAGGCATCTTTCATGGATGTgttcaagaaaatattttatgaggATATCGAAGAGGTGTTTTGTAGTTCTAAATTGTGA